In one window of Comamonas testosteroni DNA:
- a CDS encoding Bug family tripartite tricarboxylate transporter substrate binding protein, whose amino-acid sequence MTSLFAGAVHAQDAYPSKPIRIVIGYAPGGSVDMVGRVVGDILARQLNATVVVENVPGAAGVVGAQRVVSAKPDGYTLLAGSSNEMAGTKFVNAAQKYDPAVDLTPVSLTAQAPNLWVAGAHVPVKTVDDFVKLAKANPGKYSYGSPGIGSTPHFSGELIKKTAGVYLVHIPYKGSPAMTSDLGGGNLDFAILSPMAAAPLVQSGKIRILGATTATRIATLKEVPALAEHPALKGYALSGWFALAAPKGLPPEVLAKLQKAIQTGLADPAIRQKLEAAGTPPAKGNESLAQVMRTDMDKYAELVKFARISADN is encoded by the coding sequence ATGACCAGCCTGTTCGCAGGCGCGGTGCACGCACAGGATGCCTATCCCAGCAAGCCCATCCGCATCGTGATTGGCTATGCCCCGGGCGGCTCCGTCGACATGGTCGGCCGCGTGGTCGGGGACATACTGGCCAGGCAGTTGAACGCCACCGTCGTGGTTGAGAACGTGCCGGGCGCCGCAGGCGTGGTGGGAGCACAGCGCGTGGTATCGGCCAAGCCCGACGGCTACACCTTGCTGGCAGGCTCAAGCAACGAAATGGCGGGCACCAAGTTTGTGAATGCCGCGCAGAAGTACGATCCGGCTGTGGATCTGACCCCGGTGAGCCTGACCGCGCAGGCCCCCAATCTGTGGGTGGCCGGAGCGCATGTTCCTGTCAAAACCGTGGATGACTTCGTCAAACTGGCCAAGGCCAACCCCGGCAAATACAGCTACGGCAGCCCCGGCATTGGCTCGACACCGCATTTTTCGGGAGAGCTGATCAAGAAGACTGCGGGTGTCTACCTCGTGCACATCCCCTATAAGGGCTCTCCGGCCATGACCAGCGATCTGGGCGGCGGCAATCTGGACTTCGCCATCCTCTCGCCCATGGCCGCAGCGCCGCTGGTGCAGTCCGGAAAGATCCGGATTCTGGGGGCCACCACGGCCACCCGCATCGCCACGCTCAAGGAGGTTCCGGCGCTGGCGGAACATCCCGCGCTCAAGGGCTATGCCCTGAGCGGCTGGTTTGCCCTCGCGGCTCCCAAGGGCCTGCCCCCGGAAGTGCTGGCCAAGCTGCAAAAAGCGATACAGACAGGTCTTGCCGATCCGGCCATCCGCCAGAAGCTCGAAGCAGCCGGAACCCCGCCCGCCAAGGGCAATGAAAGCCTTGCCCAGGTGATGCGCACCGACATGGACAAATACGCCGAGCTGGTGAAGTTCGCGAGGATCAGCGCAGACAACTAA
- a CDS encoding cupin domain-containing protein, with protein MILIRRASFSTLLCSSAFILFSQNALAQAAAPQPAAPQASGLSRTLVGKADVSVPGREAVVARVEVAPGSRAGRHTHPGDEISYISEGEVDLLIDGQPPRTLQAGETFVVPAGVIHDAHNASNGTVKLIGVYVVEKGKPLATPAP; from the coding sequence ATGATCTTGATTCGCCGCGCCAGCTTTTCGACCCTGCTTTGCAGCAGCGCCTTCATACTGTTCAGCCAGAATGCCCTGGCCCAAGCTGCAGCGCCCCAGCCGGCTGCACCCCAGGCTTCAGGCCTGTCCCGGACCCTGGTCGGCAAGGCCGATGTTTCGGTACCGGGTCGCGAAGCCGTGGTGGCCAGGGTGGAGGTCGCCCCAGGCTCGCGCGCGGGTCGCCACACTCACCCGGGCGACGAGATCAGCTATATCAGCGAAGGTGAGGTCGATCTGCTGATCGACGGCCAGCCGCCGCGCACGCTCCAGGCCGGCGAGACCTTTGTCGTGCCCGCTGGAGTGATTCATGACGCGCACAACGCCAGCAATGGCACGGTCAAACTGATTGGCGTGTATGTCGTGGAAAAGGGCAAGCCTCTGGCCACACCGGCCCCCTGA
- a CDS encoding DUF5329 domain-containing protein, with translation MKHTVAALLLGAACSLSLAASPTPAATQEIEYLIGHLKASGCEFERNGSWHDSAKAAEHLRSKYDYLLKKGWVETAEDFIARAATQSSISQKPYQVRCSGKQAEASAVWLQAELKRYRSRQ, from the coding sequence ATGAAACACACCGTTGCCGCCTTGCTGCTGGGTGCAGCCTGCAGCTTGAGCCTTGCCGCATCGCCCACGCCTGCAGCGACTCAGGAGATCGAGTACCTGATCGGCCACCTCAAAGCCTCGGGCTGCGAGTTTGAGCGCAATGGCAGCTGGCATGACAGTGCCAAGGCCGCCGAGCATCTGCGCAGCAAATACGACTATCTGCTCAAAAAGGGCTGGGTGGAGACGGCCGAGGACTTCATTGCCCGCGCAGCCACGCAAAGCAGCATCAGCCAAAAGCCCTACCAGGTGCGCTGCAGCGGCAAGCAGGCCGAAGCCAGCGCCGTCTGGCTGCAGGCCGAGCTCAAGCGCTACCGCAGCCGCCAGTAG
- a CDS encoding methylglyoxal synthase: MSICLGLAANKLHHQTEDAALFALLRACEAGIRELKLGFHTVGRTYDAITAASMLQGYKGLVRYPYGREGGLMRLVAEVVGMEGDERTLDGAIYLMDPVDPSSIFPEALALKRQCVIHGKPFLSTVASTRDWIEMERIHAGLARDRNADRFHDYENQTLALIAHDAMKPTMLDFAAHNFELLSRYRRRVGTGTTGQKLNEMAWSKGWPADKPWVDRYNSGPLGGDAQIADLVLEKRCHRAIFFEDPHVARQHEADIQLLERAVTTVTHDAVCSTSPQVAQRWCDAAVKRAG, encoded by the coding sequence ATGTCGATCTGCCTGGGTCTTGCCGCCAACAAACTCCACCACCAAACCGAGGACGCTGCGCTGTTTGCCTTGCTGCGCGCCTGCGAGGCCGGAATTCGCGAGCTCAAACTCGGCTTTCATACCGTGGGCCGCACCTATGACGCCATCACGGCGGCCAGCATGCTCCAGGGCTACAAAGGCCTGGTGCGCTATCCCTACGGCCGCGAGGGCGGTCTCATGAGACTGGTGGCCGAGGTGGTGGGCATGGAGGGAGACGAGCGCACCCTTGATGGCGCCATCTACCTGATGGATCCGGTGGACCCATCGTCCATCTTCCCCGAAGCCCTGGCCTTGAAGCGCCAGTGCGTGATTCACGGCAAGCCTTTTCTTTCCACCGTCGCCTCCACGCGCGACTGGATAGAGATGGAGCGCATTCACGCCGGCCTGGCACGTGACCGCAATGCCGACCGCTTTCATGACTACGAAAACCAGACGCTGGCGCTGATTGCCCACGATGCCATGAAGCCCACCATGCTGGACTTTGCCGCGCACAACTTCGAGCTGCTCAGCCGCTACCGCCGCCGCGTGGGGACAGGCACCACGGGTCAGAAACTCAACGAGATGGCCTGGAGCAAAGGCTGGCCTGCCGACAAGCCCTGGGTGGACCGCTACAACAGCGGTCCGCTGGGCGGCGATGCGCAGATTGCCGATCTGGTGCTGGAAAAGCGCTGCCACCGCGCCATCTTCTTTGAAGACCCCCATGTGGCGCGCCAGCACGAAGCCGATATCCAGCTGCTGGAGCGCGCCGTGACCACGGTCACGCACGATGCCGTCTGCAGCACCTCGCCCCAGGTGGCGCAGCGCTGGTGCGATGCGGCCGTCAAGCGCGCGGGCTGA